The following proteins are encoded in a genomic region of Agromyces sp. CF514:
- a CDS encoding ClpP family protease, with protein MSGYTIPYVTERRGNSERTVDVYSRLLGERIITLGTEIDDGVANVLIAQLLHLEADSQESPVHLYINSPGGSPQAALAVYDTMQHIRPAVATTCVGQAGGPAAVLLAGGAPGLRGILRHGRAVLHQPSTQGRGSIPDLIIHADEVLRVRGELEQVLAHDTGRSPEQVRHDTDRELILDAAGAVEYGLVDRVVAAQRPEARAIAG; from the coding sequence GTGGAAACTCCGAGCGCACGGTCGACGTGTACAGCCGCCTGCTCGGCGAGCGCATCATCACGCTCGGCACCGAGATCGACGACGGCGTCGCGAACGTGCTGATCGCCCAACTGCTGCACCTCGAGGCCGACAGCCAGGAGTCGCCCGTGCACCTCTACATCAACTCCCCCGGCGGCTCGCCGCAGGCGGCGCTCGCGGTCTACGACACCATGCAGCACATCCGGCCCGCGGTCGCGACGACGTGCGTGGGCCAGGCGGGCGGGCCGGCCGCGGTGCTGCTCGCGGGTGGGGCGCCGGGCCTGCGCGGCATCCTGCGGCACGGCCGGGCGGTGCTGCACCAGCCCTCGACGCAGGGGCGCGGGTCGATCCCCGACCTCATCATCCACGCCGACGAGGTGCTGCGCGTGCGCGGTGAGCTCGAGCAGGTGCTCGCCCACGACACCGGGCGCTCGCCCGAGCAGGTGCGGCACGACACCGACCGCGAGCTCATCCTCGACGCGGCGGGCGCCGTCGAGTATGGGCTCGTCGACCGCGTGGTCGCAGCGCAGCGGCCCGAGGCCCGGGCGATCGCAGGCTAG
- a CDS encoding DMT family transporter gives MTRRGFFLFAALGIAWGIPYLFIKIAVSELEPAMVVLGRSALAAVLLLPLALFRREVVAVVRRWRPMLAYTLVEIVLPWYFLSSAEQQLPSSTAGLLLAAVPLAGVAIAFVMGRPERLTGSNWLGIAVGMLGVAALVGLDVAGSDLGAVAEMSVVVVGYALGPAILARWMPDLPGIGVVALSLAAAAVIYVPVVFATSAWPTAWPSTSVIVSIVVLAVVCSALAFVLMVALIGEIGPVKATAITYVNPAVAIAAGVLVLGERVTVWTVVGFVLVLAGSYLVTRRRREPDPAPGPEGASVERATPG, from the coding sequence GTGACGCGTCGTGGCTTCTTCCTGTTCGCCGCGCTCGGCATCGCGTGGGGCATCCCCTACCTCTTCATCAAGATCGCGGTGAGCGAGCTCGAGCCGGCGATGGTCGTGCTCGGGCGCTCCGCACTCGCGGCCGTGCTGCTGCTGCCGCTCGCGCTGTTCCGACGCGAGGTGGTCGCCGTCGTGCGCCGGTGGAGGCCGATGCTCGCGTACACACTCGTCGAGATCGTGCTGCCGTGGTACTTCCTGAGCTCGGCCGAGCAGCAGCTGCCGAGTTCGACCGCCGGGCTCCTGCTGGCCGCGGTGCCGTTGGCGGGCGTCGCGATCGCGTTCGTCATGGGCCGGCCCGAACGGCTGACGGGGTCGAACTGGCTGGGCATCGCCGTGGGCATGCTCGGCGTCGCCGCCCTGGTCGGGCTCGATGTGGCGGGCTCCGACCTCGGTGCGGTCGCCGAGATGTCCGTCGTGGTCGTCGGCTACGCGCTCGGCCCAGCGATCCTCGCGCGGTGGATGCCCGACCTGCCCGGCATCGGCGTGGTCGCGCTGTCGCTGGCCGCTGCCGCGGTCATCTACGTGCCGGTCGTGTTCGCGACCTCGGCCTGGCCGACCGCGTGGCCGTCGACCTCGGTCATCGTCTCGATCGTCGTGCTCGCGGTCGTGTGCAGCGCCCTCGCGTTCGTGCTCATGGTCGCCCTCATCGGCGAGATCGGGCCGGTCAAGGCCACGGCCATCACCTACGTGAACCCGGCCGTCGCGATCGCCGCTGGCGTGCTCGTGCTCGGCGAGCGCGTCACGGTCTGGACCGTCGTCGGCTTCGTGCTCGTGCTCGCCGGGTCGTACCTCGTCACGCGTCGACGGCGCGAGCCCGATCCGGCACCGGGCCCTGAAGGCGCGTCGGTCGAGCGGGCCACGCCTGGCTGA
- a CDS encoding helix-turn-helix domain-containing protein → MDAIRLQTTERMPRRGAERERSPLWREALGAFLRRERLEQRRILSDVAGAADVSTQYLSEIERGRKEPSSEILAAVADALGLTLLDIAAGVAGELARDEVAAAPRPLVLLDLTARGGHWPAHHETSAPVAGSIHDVALVA, encoded by the coding sequence ATGGACGCGATCCGGCTGCAGACGACCGAGCGGATGCCGCGGCGCGGCGCCGAACGCGAGCGCTCCCCGCTCTGGCGAGAGGCGCTCGGTGCGTTCCTCCGGCGCGAACGGCTCGAGCAGCGCCGCATCCTGTCCGATGTGGCCGGAGCGGCCGACGTGTCGACGCAGTACCTCTCCGAGATCGAGCGGGGGCGCAAGGAACCCTCGAGCGAGATCCTCGCCGCCGTGGCCGACGCGCTCGGCCTGACCCTGCTCGACATCGCCGCCGGCGTCGCGGGCGAGCTCGCACGCGACGAGGTGGCCGCAGCACCGAGGCCGCTCGTGCTGCTCGACCTCACGGCACGCGGCGGGCACTGGCCGGCGCATCACGAGACGTCGGCGCCCGTCGCGGGCTCGATCCACGACGTCGCCCTCGTCGCCTAG